Below is a genomic region from Methanospirillum lacunae.
CTGCAGGAGATAACTCCTCAATCTGAGAGAACACCGCTCTTTGCCCGTGAAATAGAATTATATCTCTTAAGTCAGGGTTCTTTCTGACAGGACACTTAAGGGCAGCTGCAAATTGTTTCGCCCCCTTCGCAATGGCAGTCTGATTCTTCTCTGCACGATGTGACGGGAGGGGAATCGGGGTGACAAGACCAACTGTCCCTGCAATCTCAAATCCCCAGACCCTGGCAACCGTATCAAGATACTTGAGCACTTCAACATGTCCAAGCGCTCCAGTGGTGGCCAGAAGAAGAGTTCTCTTCTCAAAGAACCGTGGCCTGTGGAAGATATAACAGAACCTGTCAATGAATATCTTCATCTGACCGGTGACATTCATTCCGTACACGGGAGTGGCAAAGATCACCCCGTCGGCCTCTCTCATCTTCTGTTCTATAAGGGGTGCATCGTCGTGATTTGGACAGGACTCCTCGCCACGGGAGAAACAGAGGAGGCATCCTCTGCAGGGGAGAAGATTCACATCCTTCAGCCAGAGATATTCAAACTCTACGGGAATTTCTTTGTTCAGAAGACACCGCAAGGTTTCACATTCACGAAATGTATTACCCTTGTGTGGGCTACCCGTAATGACGAGGATCTTCTTTTGACTTCCCATGGTCTCACGTACTATCTACTATTGATTGACTATGTAGAGAAAATATCGCTGCGTAAGATTTCCCGGAGGCAGATGATCATCTCTGAACGATATCCTAACGATATCAGTATCACGGTCAGGAAAGTGAATGAAAGTAAAATGATATCCATAGACCAAAATAAAACCGAGATTTCGATCCTTTTTTCTAGGCCATTTGGATTCAGATTCAATATCTCTCCCAGGTTAGAACAGGAGAAATACCAAAACGGCAAATTAGACCGCCTGAATTGCGATAAGGGATCGATACATCGAAAAAATGTATTCGATTGTTTTATGGAAATCAAGAGTTTGATCTTACATTTATTTCCCTCTCTTCAATGACAGCATGCTGAATTTTAAAGACGAGTAAAAATATAATGCCGGATAAATATCAGTTTTTTGATATTTTCCGATTCGATATCAGACTTTTTTTGCAAAACATCAGGATTGTAATATATTAAAAACCGCCCATCATAGATGAACTTATTCTATATTTCTCATATGATACCTACAAGGTGAACCAGTCTGAAAAATTCGGCTGACAATTGTCTGACAACGTTTTTTCTTTAAATACATGTCCAGCACACATTATCATCACCACCCTTATTGTATCCAGACAAACGGATCGATATGGTTTCTGAAAACCTGATTCCTGTCCGAAGAGCGGCTGATATGCAGATATAGCCATTAAGGAACCATATGAAAACATGATTTAAGCTCCTTTATATCATGGACTTACCTCATTAATCTCTCATTAACCACAATGCCAGGCTGAATTTTAAAAATCGCCTGAAATATAAAAGAGGATAAATATCAGGTCTTTGATATTTTCCGATTCGATATCAGGCTTTTTTTGCAAAACATCAGGATTGTAATATATTAAAAACTGCCCATCATAGATGAACTTATTCTATATTTCTTACATGATACATACAAGGTGAACCAGTCTGAAAAATTCGGCTGACAATTGTCTGACAAAATTTTTTCTTTAAATACATGACCTGCACACATTATCATCATCACCCTAATTGTATCCGGATAAAGGGAACAGTATGGTTTCTGAAAACCTGATTCCTGTCCGAAGGGAGCTGATATGCAGATCAAGCCATTAAGGAACCATATGAAAACAAGATTTAGGCTCCTTTATATTATGGACTTACCTCATTAATCTCTCATTAACCACAATACCAGGCTGAACTTTAAAGATCGCCTGAAATATAAAAAGAGATTAATATCAACTCATTGATTTTTTCCGATTCAATATCAGACTTTTATTACAAAACATCAGGGTTGAAATATATTAAAAACCGCCCATCATAGATGAACTTATTCTATATTTCTCTCATGATACCTACGAGGTGAACCAGTCTGAAAAATTCGACTGACAATTGTCTGACAAAATTTTTTCTTTATAAGGTTCCTCACCCCCATTCCTGATCGAAACAACAAACCGGACTCTCAATAAAGTTAATGATAAATTATGGATTAAAATCTGGTGAATAATCAACATCATTTAGCAACCGACTTGTTACTCGAATAACCGGCTCACCGGTCTCATCTATAGTTTTCTTTTTTATCTCTTTCCATTCTTCATCGGCAAGAAAAAGTTTCCATTGAAGTTCCATTGTTGCAATATCAGGCCATTTTAGTAGATAAATGAACTCAAAATTCACAACAGAGACACTTTCCCATAGAGCAATTATCTCAAAATCATAGCGTTTCATAATTCGGAGTGCATGATTTTTAAACCTATTATGGAAAATATCCCTTTTTTCTGGAGATACCTCATAGATACGGAGTTGATATACCCAACGAATGTCGACTGACTCCTTTTTCATTATAGAACCTCTTAATGCGGTGTTAAAGTATTCATTAATCATGGTAGAAGAAATATATTTTTGAGTCATCATCGAAAGACGCGATTATCTAAGCATTATGTCAAAATATAACTAAATTTTTAAATATTTTCTACCATCAGAAGTTCACGAACTCAGTTTTTGCGCCGAGTACAATTTGACACCAGATGTCCCATGTAGTATAATACTCAAATCTAATCCCGCGACAAATTGTTCTTTAATTAGTGAGAAGAAGTATTTGAGAAGATATTTCTGCACTTGTTTTTTATTATTCTTAATATCCAGATTCGAGGAAACCTGATTCTTATAAAAGTTTTTGAAATTATCATTGGATGGATTCACATCAGGATGCAATTTCAAACCAGCATTGCAGGAAATAAAGATACAGAATTCAGGGGGGCCAATGGCATTTCCTTTCATAAAAAATTGCCTGTATTTTAACCAATGAATGAACCTTCTTCTAAATTTTAAGCAGAAAATCACCCTTTGTTATGGACATCATTATGTGGTCCTGGAAATTGAGGTTACAAAACCCGTTATCAAACATCACTGCTATTAGTTTGATATCAATTACCCCCATCCAGACCCTCCTTTTAAATCCGTTTGAAAAGGAGATTCTAATGAATCAACACCTCATTTGTTGTCACCCGGTAACCTCAGTATCAGTTCAACCGATTCTATCCAGACCTGTTTGGCTTTTCTGGCATCCTTTCCAAGAACGACTTCTGTGATACGCAGACCGATAGTGACCCCAAGAATAGCACGAGCTGCACTATCTGG
It encodes:
- a CDS encoding NIPSNAP family protein, which encodes MMTQKYISSTMINEYFNTALRGSIMKKESVDIRWVYQLRIYEVSPEKRDIFHNRFKNHALRIMKRYDFEIIALWESVSVVNFEFIYLLKWPDIATMELQWKLFLADEEWKEIKKKTIDETGEPVIRVTSRLLNDVDYSPDFNP
- a CDS encoding flavodoxin family protein, which gives rise to MGSQKKILVITGSPHKGNTFRECETLRCLLNKEIPVEFEYLWLKDVNLLPCRGCLLCFSRGEESCPNHDDAPLIEQKMREADGVIFATPVYGMNVTGQMKIFIDRFCYIFHRPRFFEKRTLLLATTGALGHVEVLKYLDTVARVWGFEIAGTVGLVTPIPLPSHRAEKNQTAIAKGAKQFAAALKCPVRKNPDLRDIILFHGQRAVFSQIEELSPADYQYWKDMGWFEKGVKYFIDIPVNPVYHGIGLFVEWITKHKVRKEFLISPEE